From a single Paraburkholderia edwinii genomic region:
- a CDS encoding 2,3-bisphosphoglycerate-dependent phosphoglycerate mutase, with product MVLAPAPLGPQAKLVLLRHGESEWNASSRFTGWADIDLTPQGVIQAQKAAELLRCAQWSFDDGLSSMLSRALCTYWIVARHLYPDHDRSPVTDWRLNERHYGILTGMTKAEVSAQYGALELANFRFNTDARPTPVPPNAPYSPESDPRYSPFAAQSLPRAESISDAAIRVRAAWTDLILPRIQAGKRVLVCAHGTTLRSLIQIIEGHPDETTASMKIPNAQPVAYND from the coding sequence ATGGTGCTCGCCCCTGCCCCTCTCGGACCCCAGGCAAAACTGGTGCTGCTCCGACATGGCGAATCCGAATGGAATGCCAGTTCCAGGTTTACCGGATGGGCAGATATCGATCTGACGCCACAGGGCGTGATTCAGGCCCAGAAAGCGGCCGAGTTGCTAAGGTGTGCGCAATGGAGTTTCGATGATGGGCTTTCTTCGATGCTGTCCCGGGCCCTGTGCACCTATTGGATCGTGGCCAGGCACCTCTATCCGGACCATGACCGGTCGCCGGTCACCGATTGGCGCCTCAATGAACGGCATTACGGTATTTTGACCGGCATGACCAAAGCGGAAGTTTCGGCCCAGTACGGTGCGCTCGAGCTGGCGAATTTCCGCTTTAACACGGATGCCCGTCCAACGCCCGTGCCGCCAAACGCCCCCTACAGTCCGGAGTCGGATCCCCGGTATTCGCCATTCGCTGCCCAGTCATTGCCCCGTGCTGAATCCATTAGCGACGCGGCAATCCGTGTGCGCGCGGCATGGACGGATCTGATATTGCCGCGCATACAGGCGGGCAAACGTGTACTGGTATGCGCCCACGGGACGACCTTGCGGTCTCTCATACAGATCATTGAAGGCCATCCGGATGAGACGACGGCGTCGATGAAAATTCCCAACGCTCAACCCGTCGCCTACAACGACTGA
- a CDS encoding CobW family GTP-binding protein: protein MKKPIPITVLTGYLGAGKTTLLNRILSEDHGKKYAVIVNEFGEIGIDNDLLVSSDDELFEMNNGCICCTVRADLIQVLYKLLAASQTFDAVIIETTGLAAPGPVIQTFLVDPHLQAHFKLDSIITLVDAVHIHQRLADSREAVEQIAFADQLIINKVEHIEEKRLHGIETALRELNPFARVYKTSRCQIQLDAVIGRGSFDLSRVEGLATMAQAPEHDHDEHCDHDHGHVHDEHCGHGHDHHDHAHDVDNHIQAGGIHSVSLATEKALDLTRLEEWLGNLVTMQGTDILRTKGIFQISECERRYVFQSVHMLMEGDFQGPWAEAKARYSRYVLIGRDLNREALRAGFEACVHH from the coding sequence ATGAAAAAACCTATCCCTATAACGGTTCTCACGGGTTATTTGGGAGCGGGTAAAACGACGCTGCTCAACCGCATTCTGTCCGAAGATCATGGCAAAAAATACGCCGTGATCGTCAACGAGTTCGGTGAGATCGGCATCGATAACGATCTGCTTGTGTCATCGGATGATGAGTTGTTTGAAATGAACAACGGATGCATCTGTTGCACGGTCCGGGCCGATCTGATCCAGGTGCTTTACAAGCTTCTGGCCGCGTCTCAGACCTTTGACGCGGTGATCATCGAGACTACTGGTCTGGCGGCCCCAGGGCCCGTGATCCAGACGTTCCTCGTCGATCCACATTTGCAGGCCCACTTTAAACTCGATTCGATCATCACTCTGGTGGATGCTGTGCACATCCATCAGAGACTTGCAGATAGTCGGGAAGCCGTGGAACAGATCGCGTTCGCGGATCAATTGATTATCAACAAGGTTGAACACATCGAGGAAAAGCGGTTGCACGGCATCGAGACTGCACTTCGGGAGCTGAACCCGTTTGCACGGGTTTACAAGACATCGCGTTGTCAGATCCAGCTCGATGCGGTAATCGGCCGCGGATCGTTTGACCTGTCCCGCGTCGAAGGCCTGGCCACGATGGCGCAGGCTCCAGAGCACGATCACGATGAGCATTGCGACCACGATCACGGACACGTGCATGACGAACATTGCGGTCACGGTCATGACCACCACGATCACGCGCACGACGTAGATAACCACATCCAGGCCGGCGGTATCCATAGCGTCTCGCTGGCAACGGAGAAGGCCTTGGATCTGACCAGGCTGGAAGAATGGCTTGGGAATCTGGTGACGATGCAGGGCACCGATATCTTGCGCACCAAGGGGATTTTCCAGATCTCCGAATGCGAGCGCCGTTACGTATTCCAATCGGTCCACATGCTCATGGAGGGTGACTTTCAAGGCCCTTGGGCCGAAGCGAAGGCCCGCTACAGCCGGTACGTGCTGATCGGCCGCGACCTCAATCGTGAGGCCTTGAGAGCCGGTTTTGAAGCCTGTGTCCACCACTGA
- a CDS encoding zinc-dependent alcohol dehydrogenase — MVDKVLAQVRVGPSELELREFDMPEVADDCALMRVEVAGICGTDVKMYKEKLKGAPVVMGHENIGILEKAGPEFLKRTGLKISDRIFPEHYTSCGKCEHCHAGQYRHCIGTDWRFNPKGIRLGYTAIDNDHSPLLGGLSQYIYLPSNAVVHKVPDGLDPELAGVVTPMANGIEWALFDCNVGYDTSVLIQGPGQQGLSQVVACKQAGASMIIVTGTAKDSKRLQIAKELGADVVIDVSSEDPLEKILAATNGRGVDVALDCTAGAGTKAILLGIEALKRKCGTLLIQGEMADFPNFPIGKVTVKAITIKSARGHSYKACELALKQLASKRFPLEKITTHRFALKDSDTAIKAVGGAEDAIHVSIMPWM; from the coding sequence ATGGTGGACAAGGTTCTTGCACAGGTTCGTGTTGGCCCGAGCGAACTCGAATTGCGTGAATTCGACATGCCTGAGGTGGCGGATGATTGCGCGTTGATGCGTGTTGAAGTTGCCGGCATCTGCGGTACCGACGTCAAGATGTACAAGGAGAAACTGAAGGGCGCTCCGGTCGTGATGGGTCACGAAAACATCGGCATTCTCGAGAAGGCTGGCCCCGAGTTTTTGAAGCGCACCGGCCTCAAGATCAGCGATCGCATTTTCCCGGAACACTACACCTCGTGCGGTAAGTGCGAACACTGTCACGCAGGCCAATACCGTCACTGCATCGGCACCGACTGGCGTTTCAACCCCAAGGGCATCCGCCTCGGCTACACGGCAATCGACAATGACCACTCGCCGCTGCTGGGTGGCCTGTCGCAATACATCTACCTGCCATCCAATGCCGTCGTCCACAAGGTTCCGGATGGTCTGGACCCGGAACTCGCAGGTGTCGTAACGCCTATGGCGAACGGCATCGAATGGGCACTGTTCGATTGCAACGTCGGCTATGACACGTCGGTGCTGATCCAGGGGCCGGGCCAGCAAGGTCTGTCGCAAGTCGTTGCGTGCAAGCAGGCGGGGGCCTCCATGATCATCGTGACCGGTACGGCAAAAGACTCCAAGCGCCTTCAGATCGCGAAGGAACTTGGCGCCGACGTCGTTATCGACGTGTCTAGCGAAGACCCGCTGGAAAAGATTCTGGCAGCAACGAACGGACGTGGCGTTGACGTCGCGCTGGACTGCACGGCTGGTGCAGGCACAAAGGCCATTCTGCTCGGCATCGAAGCACTGAAGCGCAAGTGCGGCACGCTGCTGATTCAAGGCGAGATGGCTGACTTCCCGAACTTCCCGATTGGCAAGGTTACCGTCAAGGCCATCACGATCAAGTCGGCTCGCGGCCACTCGTATAAGGCTTGCGAACTCGCATTGAAGCAATTGGCTTCGAAGCGTTTCCCGCTTGAAAAGATCACTACGCACCGCTTTGCCCTCAAGGATTCAGACACGGCGATCAAGGCCGTGGGCGGCGCCGAAGACGCGATACACGTGTCGATCATGCCGTGGATGTAA
- a CDS encoding HpcH/HpaI aldolase family protein — protein MSRLNGVIRALETGGHAFSLFAPCEIETATELQASPYDSVVFEGEHRGWDIKSLRNSLQYLMNRSQIAKNGLAPAVTPLARVPANGCEMNQFLAKQALDIGCYGVVFPHISTVEEAYNAISACRYSRLKDKPLYEPAGIRGDGPMQAARYWGLSMAEYYAKADVWPLAAEGEIFAVLQIEDTAGITNLPDMLKNVPGIGAILIGEGDLSQELGVPRQTEHPEVLAAMAQIVATCKEHNVIVGHPHVTKDNAQRVIDEGYRFLMAAAPRNFDTVTSVRSRLGQ, from the coding sequence ATGTCGCGTCTTAATGGTGTTATCCGCGCACTCGAAACGGGCGGCCACGCATTCTCGCTGTTTGCTCCGTGCGAAATCGAAACCGCAACCGAACTCCAGGCGTCACCTTATGACTCGGTGGTCTTCGAAGGCGAGCACCGTGGCTGGGATATCAAGAGCTTGCGCAACAGCCTGCAATACCTGATGAACCGCAGCCAGATCGCAAAGAACGGACTCGCCCCAGCGGTCACGCCGCTTGCCCGCGTGCCGGCTAACGGTTGCGAGATGAATCAGTTTTTGGCCAAACAGGCGCTGGACATCGGTTGCTATGGCGTCGTGTTCCCACACATCTCGACCGTCGAAGAGGCATACAACGCGATTTCCGCATGCCGATACTCACGCTTGAAGGACAAGCCGCTGTACGAACCGGCGGGCATCCGTGGCGATGGTCCGATGCAGGCTGCGCGTTACTGGGGTCTGTCGATGGCGGAATACTACGCGAAAGCCGATGTATGGCCGCTGGCTGCCGAAGGCGAGATCTTTGCGGTGCTCCAGATCGAAGACACGGCGGGCATTACGAACCTCCCGGACATGCTGAAGAACGTCCCTGGAATCGGCGCCATCCTGATCGGAGAGGGCGACCTGAGTCAGGAACTGGGGGTTCCTCGTCAGACCGAGCACCCGGAAGTTTTGGCCGCTATGGCGCAGATCGTTGCCACCTGCAAAGAGCACAACGTGATCGTTGGTCATCCTCACGTGACGAAGGACAACGCCCAACGCGTGATCGATGAAGGCTACCGCTTCCTCATGGCAGCGGCGCCACGTAACTTCGATACGGTGACTTCGGTTCGCTCCAGACTGGGCCAATAG
- a CDS encoding amidohydrolase family protein encodes MIIDTHCHYTTEPLALHVFRDKQLAGLLDPSRKPQSTDLGVSDEEIIASVQPQLKLQRERGSDLTIFSPRAAGMAHHIGNEATSLEWTRLSNDLIHRIATLLPDNFAGVAQLPQSAGVSPANCLPELERAVNELGFVGVNLNPDPSGGNWSGPPMTDRHWYPIYEKLVELDVPAMIHVSSCCNPNFHHTGAHYINADTAVFMQLIQVNLFKDFPTLRFVIPHGGGAVPYHWGRYRGMSLAMQKRQLVEHVMQNVFFDTCVYHLPGIELLTRVVPEDNILFASEMLGAVPGIDPETGHAFDDTKRYIDQVQGLSEETKFKIFEGNARRVYPRLDARLKARLKAREAQAQAVAAK; translated from the coding sequence GTGATTATCGATACCCACTGCCATTACACGACCGAACCTCTGGCTTTGCATGTCTTTCGCGACAAGCAGCTAGCCGGGTTATTGGATCCATCACGTAAGCCCCAAAGCACGGACCTTGGTGTCAGCGATGAGGAGATCATCGCTAGCGTTCAGCCGCAACTGAAACTCCAGCGCGAACGCGGTTCCGATCTCACCATTTTCAGCCCCCGTGCCGCCGGCATGGCGCACCACATCGGCAACGAAGCAACGTCGCTCGAATGGACGCGCCTGTCCAACGATCTCATCCACCGGATTGCAACACTGCTGCCCGACAACTTTGCCGGTGTCGCGCAACTACCGCAAAGTGCCGGCGTCAGCCCCGCGAATTGCCTCCCGGAACTGGAGCGCGCGGTCAACGAACTCGGTTTCGTGGGCGTGAACCTGAACCCTGATCCGAGCGGCGGCAACTGGAGCGGCCCTCCGATGACCGACCGCCACTGGTACCCGATTTACGAAAAGCTGGTTGAGCTCGACGTGCCGGCCATGATCCACGTCAGTTCGTGTTGCAATCCGAACTTCCACCATACGGGCGCCCACTACATCAACGCGGATACAGCCGTGTTCATGCAGTTGATTCAGGTAAACCTGTTCAAGGATTTCCCGACCCTGCGCTTCGTGATCCCGCATGGCGGCGGCGCCGTTCCCTATCACTGGGGCCGTTACCGCGGCATGAGCCTGGCGATGCAAAAGCGCCAGCTCGTCGAGCACGTGATGCAGAACGTGTTCTTCGATACCTGCGTCTACCACCTTCCGGGCATTGAGCTCCTGACTCGTGTCGTTCCGGAAGACAACATCCTGTTTGCATCGGAAATGCTGGGCGCAGTGCCCGGCATCGATCCGGAAACGGGTCACGCATTTGACGATACGAAGCGCTACATCGATCAAGTGCAAGGCCTGAGCGAAGAGACCAAGTTCAAGATCTTCGAAGGCAATGCCCGCCGCGTCTACCCGCGCCTCGATGCCCGCTTGAAAGCCCGCCTGAAGGCCCGTGAAGCCCAGGCACAGGCCGTGGCCGCGAAATAG
- a CDS encoding alpha/beta fold hydrolase gives MIGDGPALLMYSPGGFNATIETWSTLGVYARVKPLDYLSKRFKCIVFDRRETGQSGGRIERVTWRDMVAQGMGLLDHLGIDRAFLMGGCMGVSPVIAFATQHPQRVLGQVLYWPVGGARYRMSSHQRFSEHLAFVSQNGMAAVVELALESGKPFGADPRGGPWASVIQTNKEFAKAFASFDVTNYRAIVTGMGRTLFDRDTAPGAEPEDLLVLNTPTLIIPGQDASHATSAAMYLHECIPNSEYWAVNAADQQAANTTERLDAFFRSAFEKQGLAQA, from the coding sequence GTGATCGGCGACGGGCCCGCGCTTCTGATGTACAGCCCGGGAGGGTTCAATGCGACGATCGAAACGTGGAGCACGCTCGGTGTCTATGCCAGGGTCAAGCCGCTCGATTATCTGAGCAAGCGCTTTAAGTGCATCGTCTTTGACCGGCGCGAAACCGGTCAGTCGGGCGGCCGTATTGAACGCGTGACATGGCGAGACATGGTTGCCCAAGGTATGGGTCTCCTCGATCACCTCGGTATCGACCGCGCATTCCTGATGGGCGGCTGCATGGGTGTTTCGCCCGTCATCGCATTCGCCACCCAGCACCCGCAACGCGTTCTGGGTCAGGTTCTCTACTGGCCTGTAGGCGGTGCCCGCTACCGCATGAGCAGTCATCAGCGCTTCTCTGAGCACCTGGCGTTTGTGAGTCAAAACGGTATGGCCGCAGTGGTGGAACTCGCGCTTGAGTCCGGCAAGCCGTTCGGTGCAGATCCCCGTGGCGGACCTTGGGCATCGGTGATCCAGACGAACAAGGAATTCGCGAAGGCATTCGCATCGTTCGACGTCACAAACTACCGCGCAATCGTGACCGGCATGGGCCGGACCCTGTTCGACCGCGATACCGCACCGGGAGCCGAGCCCGAAGACCTGCTCGTGCTCAACACCCCGACGCTGATCATTCCCGGACAAGACGCGTCGCATGCGACTTCAGCCGCCATGTACCTGCACGAGTGCATTCCGAATTCGGAGTACTGGGCAGTGAACGCAGCGGATCAGCAGGCAGCCAACACCACTGAACGCCTGGATGCGTTCTTCAGGTCCGCATTCGAAAAGCAGGGCCTCGCTCAGGCCTGA
- a CDS encoding 3-methyl-2-oxobutanoate hydroxymethyltransferase has product MQANDKQVTIPALQQMKRDGQKIMGVVAWDVQIARIAERAGVDMLIVGDSVGVNVWGHANPLEITLDEMIIVSRAVRRGATRALVCADMPFGSLQRGVQSAVEAGIRLVKEAAADMIKLDGAADYPEAVTALVKAGIPVMAQFGITPQTALKYGIQYSNANGALVSDAMVTQLVKDAKIMEAAGASMIDFTNSGPVAGEAVCKAVDIPVIGGFGGGPWLDGRVRMAHAAIGYGAGSIDSELEQYANVARTTLNALTELFADVRAGKQIKGTPKAKAAI; this is encoded by the coding sequence ATGCAAGCTAACGATAAACAAGTCACGATCCCGGCGCTCCAACAGATGAAGCGTGACGGACAGAAGATCATGGGCGTGGTTGCCTGGGATGTGCAAATAGCTCGCATTGCAGAACGTGCGGGCGTCGATATGCTCATCGTCGGTGACTCGGTGGGCGTCAACGTCTGGGGTCACGCGAACCCGCTCGAAATCACTCTGGATGAAATGATCATCGTATCCAGGGCGGTTCGCCGTGGCGCCACGCGTGCACTGGTTTGCGCCGACATGCCTTTTGGTTCGCTCCAGCGCGGTGTCCAGTCGGCGGTGGAAGCCGGTATCCGTCTGGTCAAGGAAGCAGCCGCTGACATGATCAAGCTGGACGGAGCCGCGGACTATCCGGAGGCGGTGACTGCCCTGGTCAAGGCCGGCATCCCCGTGATGGCCCAGTTCGGCATCACGCCGCAAACGGCACTGAAATACGGCATTCAATACAGCAACGCAAACGGCGCACTGGTCTCCGACGCCATGGTTACGCAACTGGTCAAGGACGCAAAGATCATGGAAGCCGCTGGGGCCTCAATGATCGACTTCACAAACTCGGGCCCCGTTGCCGGCGAGGCAGTGTGCAAGGCCGTGGATATCCCTGTGATAGGCGGTTTCGGCGGCGGTCCCTGGCTTGATGGTCGTGTGCGCATGGCCCATGCCGCGATCGGCTACGGTGCGGGCAGCATCGACTCCGAACTGGAGCAATACGCAAACGTGGCGCGTACGACGCTGAACGCGTTGACCGAACTGTTTGCCGATGTTCGCGCCGGCAAGCAGATCAAAGGCACCCCGAAAGCTAAAGCCGCAATCTGA
- a CDS encoding ABC transporter substrate-binding protein, which yields MAILKTCVQTFGHTEALKTGKVDTGPWSLEFEEVPAIIQAFRRMVRGTEFDVSEMAITTYLCARAHGKPFTALPVFIVRAFHHGGILVNRNLGIEHPRQLEGRKVGVNRGYTVTAGVWARAVLEHQYGVDLSNITWVLSGDEHVAEYKAPGNVVPVEPGQKVEDLLISGEVAAAVGLKVDNPNLVPLIPDAQNVAFLAMRDSGYYPINHTVVVRNELLEQNPDLAPSLFKAFADSKRQWLERLQQTQASDRQPGDKFYGRVMDTLGGDPLPYGVEPNRQALESVIRFASEQGILAEKYALEDIFAAGTLDLVG from the coding sequence ATGGCAATTCTGAAGACCTGCGTCCAGACCTTTGGGCACACTGAGGCCCTTAAAACAGGCAAGGTTGACACCGGTCCCTGGTCGCTCGAATTCGAAGAAGTGCCGGCGATCATCCAGGCATTTCGGCGGATGGTTCGCGGTACTGAGTTCGACGTCTCCGAAATGGCTATCACGACCTATCTGTGTGCCCGGGCGCACGGTAAGCCATTTACCGCCCTTCCAGTTTTCATCGTTCGCGCGTTCCACCATGGCGGCATTCTGGTGAATCGCAATCTCGGCATCGAGCACCCGCGCCAGCTGGAAGGCCGCAAGGTCGGTGTCAATCGTGGCTATACGGTAACGGCTGGTGTGTGGGCCCGTGCGGTTCTTGAACATCAATACGGTGTTGATCTTTCGAACATCACCTGGGTTCTCTCTGGCGATGAGCACGTGGCGGAGTACAAGGCGCCGGGCAATGTGGTGCCTGTGGAACCGGGCCAGAAGGTCGAAGATCTGCTGATCTCCGGTGAAGTGGCGGCGGCCGTGGGTCTCAAAGTCGACAACCCGAATCTGGTTCCGTTGATTCCCGACGCACAGAACGTGGCCTTTCTGGCTATGCGTGATTCGGGCTACTACCCGATCAACCATACAGTCGTCGTTCGCAACGAACTGCTTGAACAGAACCCGGATCTGGCGCCCTCGCTCTTCAAGGCATTCGCGGATTCCAAGCGCCAGTGGCTCGAACGGCTCCAGCAAACGCAAGCCTCGGATCGTCAGCCCGGTGACAAGTTCTATGGCCGCGTCATGGACACGCTTGGCGGCGATCCGCTCCCGTACGGCGTCGAGCCCAACCGACAGGCGCTCGAAAGCGTGATCCGCTTTGCGTCGGAGCAAGGCATCCTGGCCGAGAAATACGCACTCGAAGACATCTTTGCCGCCGGTACGTTGGACCTCGTGGGCTGA
- a CDS encoding LysR substrate-binding domain-containing protein gives MDIQLPSSGARVKLRHLHCFVAVAQCGSLQRAAEQLSISQPAVSKTLVELEEMIGATLFIRGRQGARLTPDGQRLLPFAMQSLATLRDGFRALSVRDDPQRAEIRFGVLPTLAAILVPPAIAALHTVWRDIALQVVTASNTDLLEGVRGGQLAFAVNRASDPELSEGLRFEYLFDDPLVVVTRPGHAVSRSGLRETVGSGAYPVLLPPSGTLIRQSAERLLEATGIGTPAMLVETLSISMARALTLEHDAVWLVPRSAVARDIASSSLAVAPAALPGSEERVGITTKRDADHSAATRAMIARLREVAVGGQARS, from the coding sequence ATGGATATACAACTGCCTTCCAGTGGCGCACGCGTCAAGCTTCGCCATTTGCACTGCTTCGTCGCCGTCGCGCAGTGTGGCTCGTTGCAGCGGGCCGCCGAACAGTTGTCGATCTCGCAGCCGGCGGTATCGAAGACGCTGGTGGAACTCGAAGAGATGATCGGTGCGACGCTGTTCATACGCGGCAGGCAAGGTGCGCGACTGACACCCGACGGCCAGCGTCTTCTGCCTTTCGCGATGCAATCGCTCGCGACGCTGCGCGATGGGTTCCGCGCGCTATCGGTGCGCGACGATCCGCAGCGCGCGGAAATCCGCTTCGGCGTGCTGCCGACGCTCGCTGCGATTCTTGTGCCGCCCGCCATCGCAGCGTTGCACACCGTCTGGCGCGATATCGCGCTGCAGGTCGTGACCGCCTCCAATACCGATCTGCTCGAGGGCGTGCGCGGGGGACAGCTTGCTTTCGCGGTGAATCGCGCGAGCGATCCGGAGCTCTCGGAAGGGCTGCGCTTTGAATACCTGTTCGACGATCCGCTGGTGGTCGTCACGCGGCCCGGCCACGCGGTGAGCCGGAGCGGCTTGCGCGAGACCGTCGGCAGCGGCGCGTATCCGGTCCTGCTGCCACCGTCCGGCACGCTGATCCGCCAGTCGGCAGAACGCCTGCTTGAGGCTACGGGAATCGGCACGCCAGCCATGCTGGTCGAAACCCTGTCGATTTCGATGGCGCGCGCGCTGACGCTCGAGCACGACGCGGTCTGGCTCGTGCCGCGCAGCGCGGTCGCTCGCGATATCGCGAGCAGTTCGCTCGCCGTGGCGCCGGCTGCGCTGCCTGGCAGCGAGGAACGCGTCGGCATTACGACGAAACGCGACGCCGACCATAGCGCGGCCACGCGCGCGATGATCGCGCGCTTGCGCGAGGTAGCCGTCGGCGGGCAGGCGCGATCATGA
- the pcaH gene encoding protocatechuate 3,4-dioxygenase subunit beta, with protein MAASPLDVFDWTSHPPYDYAPYRSTARRSPREALLPMPERMRNLRAPVYGADRLGALDHDLTRNAVRNGAPLGERIIVIGRVLDERNKPVAGALVEVWQANAAGRYVHKGDQHDAPLDPNFLGAGRCVTDANGVYRFLTIKPGAYPWGNHPNAWRPNHIHFSLFGDYFASRLVTQMYFPGDPLLAFDPMVQGVPEQARERLISRFSLDVTEEGYALGYVFDIVLRGAAQTPMETKR; from the coding sequence ATGGCAGCCAGCCCGCTCGACGTCTTCGACTGGACGTCGCACCCGCCGTACGACTACGCGCCCTACCGCTCGACCGCGAGGCGCTCGCCGCGCGAGGCGCTGTTGCCGATGCCGGAGCGCATGCGCAACCTGCGCGCGCCGGTTTACGGAGCCGACCGGCTCGGCGCGCTCGATCACGACCTGACGCGCAATGCGGTCAGAAATGGCGCGCCGCTTGGCGAACGCATCATCGTTATCGGGCGCGTGCTCGATGAACGCAACAAGCCGGTGGCGGGCGCGCTGGTCGAAGTCTGGCAGGCGAACGCGGCGGGCCGCTACGTGCACAAGGGCGACCAGCACGATGCGCCGCTCGATCCGAACTTTCTCGGCGCGGGCCGGTGCGTGACCGACGCAAACGGCGTCTACCGGTTTCTGACCATCAAGCCAGGCGCCTATCCGTGGGGCAACCACCCGAACGCATGGCGTCCTAACCATATTCATTTCTCGCTGTTCGGTGATTACTTCGCGTCGCGTCTCGTCACGCAGATGTATTTTCCGGGCGATCCGCTGCTCGCGTTCGACCCGATGGTGCAGGGTGTGCCCGAACAGGCGCGCGAACGGCTGATCTCGAGGTTCTCGCTCGATGTGACCGAAGAAGGTTACGCGCTCGGCTATGTATTCGATATCGTGCTGCGCGGCGCTGCGCAAACGCCGATGGAGACGAAGCGATGA
- a CDS encoding protocatechuate 3,4-dioxygenase subunit alpha, giving the protein MSRQTPSQTVGPYFAYGLVPEQYGFDLKSAFPTRLIESDDPAPRVTLTGRVLDGDGAPVHDALIEFWLARGEAPPAMCRIGTGTDPQCRYSVDLPRPQAAGNEAPHVDVIVMARGMLLHAITRIYLDDEAQANAADATLEAVPAARRHTLIARAIGHGHYQFDIRLQGENETVFFEL; this is encoded by the coding sequence ATGAGCCGCCAGACACCTTCGCAGACAGTCGGTCCGTACTTCGCCTATGGGCTTGTGCCGGAGCAATACGGATTCGATCTGAAAAGCGCGTTCCCGACGCGCCTGATCGAATCCGACGATCCGGCGCCGCGTGTGACGCTGACCGGTCGCGTGCTCGACGGCGACGGCGCGCCGGTTCACGACGCGCTGATCGAATTCTGGCTCGCGCGCGGTGAAGCGCCGCCGGCGATGTGCCGTATCGGCACGGGCACCGATCCGCAGTGCCGCTATAGCGTCGATCTGCCGCGCCCGCAGGCGGCCGGCAACGAGGCGCCGCATGTCGATGTGATCGTCATGGCGCGCGGGATGTTGCTGCATGCGATCACGCGCATCTATCTGGACGACGAAGCACAGGCCAATGCGGCCGACGCCACGCTCGAGGCCGTGCCCGCCGCTCGCCGCCACACGCTGATCGCTCGCGCGATCGGGCACGGGCACTACCAGTTCGATATCCGCTTGCAGGGCGAAAACGAGACCGTCTTCTTCGAGCTGTAA